The Triticum aestivum cultivar Chinese Spring chromosome 3A, IWGSC CS RefSeq v2.1, whole genome shotgun sequence genome includes a region encoding these proteins:
- the LOC123057275 gene encoding uncharacterized protein, with the protein MLHEKHVQIGQLSDDGDGTNKAWTGEKRHRKDLPASSSHAPATAQHHGDVEDTIQGGQDLIPHATDMEPLLRTDSAHETSQDCFGPDVLISEEDETRFAQRLRPNIPLPRTDLPLYMSWEEEDKIEARLGRLRITYYKDVKPECARERELKEPEEYTDAELGEELYFKRLEEDESFEWFVHPDDTYKAGLNDYQRIAPRNFLPHSGRNLYRYHDEYRSRYHTYKIDVVYVKYYAEISKKIKWITEYLHLDRRTKAWLELDTRAWRQALRIATDFAHITVRLAAFAYNVRYLVFC; encoded by the exons ATGCTGCACGAGAAGCACGTCCAGATCGGCCAACTGTCCGATGATGGAGATGGAACAAACAAGGCGTGGACAGGGGAGAAGAGGCACCGCAAGGACCTGCCCGCATCATCTTCCCATGCTCCTGCCACTGCCCAGCACCATGGAGACGTGGAGGACACCATCCAAGGGGGTCAAGATCTGATTCCTCATGCGACAGACATGGAGCCGCTGCTCAGAACAGATTCGGCGCACGAAACAAGCCAGGATTGCTTCGGGCCGGACGTCCTCATCAGCGAGGAGGACGAAACCCGTTTTGCCCAACGTTTGCGTCCCAACATTCCTCTTCCTCGTACTGACCTGCCACTTTATATGTcatgggaggaagaagacaagatagAAGCGCGCCTTGGACGCCTTCGCATCACTTATTACAAG GATGTGAAGCCGGAGTGCGCACGTGAACGTGAGCTTAAGGAACCAGAAGAATACACTGATGCTGAACTTGGTGAGGAGTTGTACTTTAAGCGGTTAGAGGAGGATGAAAGTTTTGAGTGGTTCGTCCATCCTGATGACACCTATAAAGCTGGATTGAATGACTACCAACGGATTGCCCCTCGTAATTTT CTGCCTCATAGCGGTCGGAACCTGTACCGCTATCACGATGAGTACCGCTCACGTTATCATACATATAAAATTGATGTTGTTTATGTCAAGTATTATGCAGAAATTTCAAAGAAAATCAAG TGGATTACAGAGTATTTGCATCTGGATCGCAGGACCAAGGCT TGGTTAGAATTGGATACTAGAGCATGGAGGCAAGCATTGAGGATTGCAACTGACTTTGCCCATATTACTGTTCGTTTAGCTGCTTTTGCTTATAATGTAAGATATCTTGTCTTTTGCTAA
- the LOC123057276 gene encoding uncharacterized protein: MDKNASLKDIDLVYFEIWRRVAKKNLSYIDAVKEVYEMDKFDVHKRRLDGELKGVPAIATIKAYMQYVVRQGGIDAKTEEDKARDVFRKLSVSMHKAMNMAQYAQKKLDLADELKLDKEGGVVPLERPFEF, translated from the exons ATGGATAAGAATGCGTCCCTCAAGGACATAGATCTTGTCTATTTTGAGATCTGGAGGCGTGTCGCTAAGAAAAAT TTAAGTTACATTGATGCTGTGAAGGAAGTATATGAAATGGACAAGTTCGATGTACACAAAAGGAGACTAGATGGTGAACTGAAAGGGGTTCCTGCCATCGCAACAATAAAAGCATAT ATGCAGTATGTTGTCCGACAAGGTGGCATTGACGCGAAG ACCGAAGAGGATAAAGCTCGGGATGTGTTTAGGAAGTTATCTGTCAGTATG CATAAAGCAATGAACATGGCTCAGTACGCTCAGAAAAAGTTGGATTTAGCAGATGAGCTGAAGTTGGACAAAGAG GGTGGAGTTGTTCCATTGGAAAGACCCTTCGAGTTCTGA